The Juglans regia cultivar Chandler chromosome 10, Walnut 2.0, whole genome shotgun sequence genome includes the window TAAGCTACTTTTACCAAGATATTCTAACGTGATTTACGttcataaattttctttatttttgtttgattcaattttgctaaatttttttatcagaaCAGGTCAAATGGACACAAAATCTGTAACATGTCTTATCAGCAACATTTCTCGATTCATTCATCTAGTTTCATCTCAGACAATGAAAGCTATGCCTCTTCAGAAGGATTACAGACAACTAGTTGGTGTACTGAAGCTTTTGAAGGCAGTTCTCGATGAGATTGTTGATTACAAAATTCCTACAGATGAATTCCTATACAAAGAATGTGAAGAACTGGACGTGGCCGTTAATGAGACAAGGGACTTCATAGAAAACTGGTCTCCAACCATGAGCAAAATTTGCAGTGTAAGTAATGACTTAACACCctcacccccacccccaccagAAAAAAGGGGGAATAATGCTTGGAACACAGTATTGAACAGGTATGATATTTTGGGCATACCTAGTTTTTAAGTTCTGAAACTTCTTTTTTGGCTCACGCTCAAGGATCTcatctatgaattaactaaatCATTTTATGATTTATCTGAATATTAAGAATATCGTAAAGTAAAGAAGAAAACTTCTATTCTATTGCTATGTGTTCTTTAAATCAAGTGGAGCATTATAAAGTTTTTGCCTCTGtgtgttctttttctttgtcctttttttaatactttttatatgtatttttattctaaatcaGTCCTATGCCCACATCTCAGGTTCTGAGGAGTGAGCCATTGTTGATGAAAATTTGGAGCTCATCGCTCAAGATTTGTCGCCTTCTCTATAGATTGTTAAAGTCATCTCCATCTACTTTAAGTTTAACTAGTGTGCAGGTATATGCCTGCGTGTATAGTTTCCAATGTGAAATTCATTTAGTTGACAAACTTTCTACTGCTGATTCTTTTTCCACAACTTTTGCATTTCTTCCAAAAGTGTGTAGTTTACTGGCTTTAAATTATCTATAACTCGTGTTTGATCATTCAAGGCAAATGTGAGACTAATTTCTGGTACTTTTCCAGCACTGTATGCAGGAACTTCAATGTCTGAAGCTGGAAAGAATAACGGAATATATAGGAGAGGCTCTTCGAAGTGAAAGAGATGATATTGTTCCCTGCACAGCAAATCTTTTGAAGATTATTGAGTTCCTTAGTTTGACAACAAACCGGGAACTTCTAAAAGAAAGTATTTCAGtcgaaaaagagagaataaatgcCCAGGTCAATAACGTGGAAGGGGAATCAGATCAACTCTTTCAAATAGTGAATCTTGTCAACCACATTCGTGATTGCATGGTTAAAATTCAACGGTTTGAAGCCACAACTGGAGTCCTTGTCCCTTCATACTTCCGATGTCCTTTATCATTGGAACTCATGTTGGATCCTGTAATTGTGGCTTCAGGTCAAACCTACGAGAGGTCTTCCATCCAAAAGTGGCTTTATAATGGGTTGACTATTTGCCCAAAGACTCGTCAaacactcacacacacaaaccTCATTCCCAATTATACAGTCAAAGCCATGATAGCAAACTGGTGTGaagaaaacaatataaaacTTCATAACTCTGAGCGCACTAATTTTGTCTCAGTGCCATCACCATCAGATCATGCATCTCCACGAGATTTAATCCATACAGATAGTTCCTCTTGTTCTTTACACAGTAGCAAGATGATATCAAGATCATCTCCCgaagttggaaaccaatttcAGAAGCAAAAGAGTGATGTTTTGTATAGATTAGGTGTGGAGAAATCCAGCGGATTCCAAATCAAGGATACAGAAAAGTTTGACCATGCACCCCCTGATCAGTCGTATATTCATCACAGGAATGAACCAGCCTCACGTGCCATTTCCAGTGTTGATTATTTGCCTCCATCAATGGATCAGTCGTCAAGAACATTTAACAAGCATGAAAATGTGAATGAACTGTCTGGAGAAATCACAACTGAATTTCCTGCTGCTTCTTCTCCTCATTATAATGAACTGGGATTTTCCCCTTGGTTATCACGAAAGAAATTTGACAGCTCCCAAATGAAAGCTGAAGTAGCAGAGAATAGAAACCATAATTACTTCAGAGAAAACTCACTCCCATTTTTGGACTCAGGATCTGATGAATTGACCACTATTTCCCATATCAAGAAATTGATTGAAGACCTTAAGAGGCAGTCAAATGAAGTGAAAACTACAGCTGCAGAAGGGCTGCGGCTTCTTACAAAGAACAACATTGAGAATCGCATCATTATTGGCCAGTGTGGGGCTATTGCACCTTTGCTTTCATTGCTGTATTCAGAAATGAAGCTAACCCAAGAACATGCTGTTACGGCCcttttgaatttatcaattaatgaaaacaataaGGCCATGATTGCTGAATCAGGAGCTATAGAACCACTTATCCATGTTCTGAAAACAGGAAATGATGGAGCGAAAGAAAATTCTGCAGCCGCTCTATACAGCCTCTCTGTATTAGAAGAATACAAGGCAAAAATTGGCCGTTCTGGTGCAGTTAAAGCATTGGTGGATCTTCTAGGCTCAGGGACTCTTAGAGGGAAGAAAGATGCTGCTGCTGCTTTGTTTAACCTatcaatttttcatgaaaataaggCTTGCATAGTTCAAGCCGGAGCTGTGAAGCACCTTATTGAGTTGATGGACCCTGCTACTGGTATGGTTGACAAGGCTGTCGCTCTTCTAACAAACCTTTCGACAATAGGGGAGGGGCGTTCAGCAATTAATCAGGAAAGGGGTATCCCTTTACTGGTTGAGATTGTTGAATCAGGATCTCGGAGGGGAAAGGAAAATGCTGCCTCCATACTGTTGCAACTGTGCCTCCACAGTCCCAAGAATTGTACCCTGGTGCTGCAAGAAGGCGCTGTCCCTCCCTTGGTTGCCTTATCTCAGTCTGGCACACCCAGAGCAAAGGAAAAGGTACACCGCTTCTTCTATTTTCTGCATTctaatctttttccttttggtcTGAACATCTGCTTACCAATTGGTGTGCCATCGAGGGCAATGCTGTTGGTGCCTACTCACCagcaaaaaataagaaaagcgCATTACAGTTTAATAACAATCATATCCACTTTTAAGAGTAATATTGTGATCAGGTCTGTTCTCCTTTGTGTGTGTTTATAATATGTTGATGCTTTAACAGTATATGATGATGCATTTATCTAGCAAAAGCAAGAAAAGATGGATGGAAAAAAATGGCTGGAAAGCATGAGAGGAAGCATTTTGTATGCCCAGAAGATGTCTTGGAAAACCAGAACATTTTACTGATAGTATTGGTTTATTGCTGCATGTAGGAAATCTAGAATTGGCTGTGGCAGGTTAACACTGTTTAATCCCAGCGACTATGTCTCGATACATGAATAATGTCCAAATTTTGTGattatgtgagaatgatctaaATTTGTGGAACAAATGTGACAATATACTTTGTTTATTATCATGCAGGCTCAACAGCTTCTCAGTCACTTCCGTAATCAGCGAGAAGAGCTTGCAGGGAAGGGAAAATCATGAAGAGAGAAATTTTGTTGGTTTACGACTGcatctctttttttatatatatagttttgcaCTTTTATACTTGTCAGTTGCTCTTCTTCAAGATTTTCCTTTAGAGCTTTTTCCCTCCACTCATTTTTTAGT containing:
- the LOC109021955 gene encoding U-box domain-containing protein 3-like isoform X1; protein product: MHKGNKSTLFSLESSSSSYNNANLVVAKGNSYDCQMDTKSVTCLISNISRFIHLVSSQTMKAMPLQKDYRQLVGVLKLLKAVLDEIVDYKIPTDEFLYKECEELDVAVNETRDFIENWSPTMSKICSVLRSEPLLMKIWSSSLKICRLLYRLLKSSPSTLSLTSVQHCMQELQCLKLERITEYIGEALRSERDDIVPCTANLLKIIEFLSLTTNRELLKESISVEKERINAQVNNVEGESDQLFQIVNLVNHIRDCMVKIQRFEATTGVLVPSYFRCPLSLELMLDPVIVASGQTYERSSIQKWLYNGLTICPKTRQTLTHTNLIPNYTVKAMIANWCEENNIKLHNSERTNFVSVPSPSDHASPRDLIHTDSSSCSLHSSKMISRSSPEVGNQFQKQKSDVLYRLGVEKSSGFQIKDTEKFDHAPPDQSYIHHRNEPASRAISSVDYLPPSMDQSSRTFNKHENVNELSGEITTEFPAASSPHYNELGFSPWLSRKKFDSSQMKAEVAENRNHNYFRENSLPFLDSGSDELTTISHIKKLIEDLKRQSNEVKTTAAEGLRLLTKNNIENRIIIGQCGAIAPLLSLLYSEMKLTQEHAVTALLNLSINENNKAMIAESGAIEPLIHVLKTGNDGAKENSAAALYSLSVLEEYKAKIGRSGAVKALVDLLGSGTLRGKKDAAAALFNLSIFHENKACIVQAGAVKHLIELMDPATGMVDKAVALLTNLSTIGEGRSAINQERGIPLLVEIVESGSRRGKENAASILLQLCLHSPKNCTLVLQEGAVPPLVALSQSGTPRAKEKAQQLLSHFRNQREELAGKGKS
- the LOC109021955 gene encoding U-box domain-containing protein 3-like isoform X2, encoding MHKGQMDTKSVTCLISNISRFIHLVSSQTMKAMPLQKDYRQLVGVLKLLKAVLDEIVDYKIPTDEFLYKECEELDVAVNETRDFIENWSPTMSKICSVLRSEPLLMKIWSSSLKICRLLYRLLKSSPSTLSLTSVQHCMQELQCLKLERITEYIGEALRSERDDIVPCTANLLKIIEFLSLTTNRELLKESISVEKERINAQVNNVEGESDQLFQIVNLVNHIRDCMVKIQRFEATTGVLVPSYFRCPLSLELMLDPVIVASGQTYERSSIQKWLYNGLTICPKTRQTLTHTNLIPNYTVKAMIANWCEENNIKLHNSERTNFVSVPSPSDHASPRDLIHTDSSSCSLHSSKMISRSSPEVGNQFQKQKSDVLYRLGVEKSSGFQIKDTEKFDHAPPDQSYIHHRNEPASRAISSVDYLPPSMDQSSRTFNKHENVNELSGEITTEFPAASSPHYNELGFSPWLSRKKFDSSQMKAEVAENRNHNYFRENSLPFLDSGSDELTTISHIKKLIEDLKRQSNEVKTTAAEGLRLLTKNNIENRIIIGQCGAIAPLLSLLYSEMKLTQEHAVTALLNLSINENNKAMIAESGAIEPLIHVLKTGNDGAKENSAAALYSLSVLEEYKAKIGRSGAVKALVDLLGSGTLRGKKDAAAALFNLSIFHENKACIVQAGAVKHLIELMDPATGMVDKAVALLTNLSTIGEGRSAINQERGIPLLVEIVESGSRRGKENAASILLQLCLHSPKNCTLVLQEGAVPPLVALSQSGTPRAKEKAQQLLSHFRNQREELAGKGKS
- the LOC109021955 gene encoding U-box domain-containing protein 3-like isoform X3, whose protein sequence is MDTKSVTCLISNISRFIHLVSSQTMKAMPLQKDYRQLVGVLKLLKAVLDEIVDYKIPTDEFLYKECEELDVAVNETRDFIENWSPTMSKICSVLRSEPLLMKIWSSSLKICRLLYRLLKSSPSTLSLTSVQHCMQELQCLKLERITEYIGEALRSERDDIVPCTANLLKIIEFLSLTTNRELLKESISVEKERINAQVNNVEGESDQLFQIVNLVNHIRDCMVKIQRFEATTGVLVPSYFRCPLSLELMLDPVIVASGQTYERSSIQKWLYNGLTICPKTRQTLTHTNLIPNYTVKAMIANWCEENNIKLHNSERTNFVSVPSPSDHASPRDLIHTDSSSCSLHSSKMISRSSPEVGNQFQKQKSDVLYRLGVEKSSGFQIKDTEKFDHAPPDQSYIHHRNEPASRAISSVDYLPPSMDQSSRTFNKHENVNELSGEITTEFPAASSPHYNELGFSPWLSRKKFDSSQMKAEVAENRNHNYFRENSLPFLDSGSDELTTISHIKKLIEDLKRQSNEVKTTAAEGLRLLTKNNIENRIIIGQCGAIAPLLSLLYSEMKLTQEHAVTALLNLSINENNKAMIAESGAIEPLIHVLKTGNDGAKENSAAALYSLSVLEEYKAKIGRSGAVKALVDLLGSGTLRGKKDAAAALFNLSIFHENKACIVQAGAVKHLIELMDPATGMVDKAVALLTNLSTIGEGRSAINQERGIPLLVEIVESGSRRGKENAASILLQLCLHSPKNCTLVLQEGAVPPLVALSQSGTPRAKEKAQQLLSHFRNQREELAGKGKS
- the LOC109021955 gene encoding U-box domain-containing protein 3-like isoform X4, with translation MKIWSSSLKICRLLYRLLKSSPSTLSLTSVQHCMQELQCLKLERITEYIGEALRSERDDIVPCTANLLKIIEFLSLTTNRELLKESISVEKERINAQVNNVEGESDQLFQIVNLVNHIRDCMVKIQRFEATTGVLVPSYFRCPLSLELMLDPVIVASGQTYERSSIQKWLYNGLTICPKTRQTLTHTNLIPNYTVKAMIANWCEENNIKLHNSERTNFVSVPSPSDHASPRDLIHTDSSSCSLHSSKMISRSSPEVGNQFQKQKSDVLYRLGVEKSSGFQIKDTEKFDHAPPDQSYIHHRNEPASRAISSVDYLPPSMDQSSRTFNKHENVNELSGEITTEFPAASSPHYNELGFSPWLSRKKFDSSQMKAEVAENRNHNYFRENSLPFLDSGSDELTTISHIKKLIEDLKRQSNEVKTTAAEGLRLLTKNNIENRIIIGQCGAIAPLLSLLYSEMKLTQEHAVTALLNLSINENNKAMIAESGAIEPLIHVLKTGNDGAKENSAAALYSLSVLEEYKAKIGRSGAVKALVDLLGSGTLRGKKDAAAALFNLSIFHENKACIVQAGAVKHLIELMDPATGMVDKAVALLTNLSTIGEGRSAINQERGIPLLVEIVESGSRRGKENAASILLQLCLHSPKNCTLVLQEGAVPPLVALSQSGTPRAKEKAQQLLSHFRNQREELAGKGKS